GGGTGCACGACCGGTGGTGAGCCGGTCCGCCCCGGCGACGGACGGGACGCGGCCCGGCGCGGCCGTCGTCCGCTGGAAGGGAGAGACCCCGTGAAGGGATGGCTGCCACTCACCCTCGGCCTGCTGGCCGTGGTGGTCGGCGCGGTCTGGACGGTGCAGGGGCTGGGGTACGTCACCGGCAGCGTGATGACCGACCAACGGATCTGGGCGGTGCTCGGTCCGCTGCTCGTGCTGGCCGGCGTCGGGGCGTTCTGGCTCGGGATGCGGGCCCGCCGCCCGGGCCGCTGACCGCGCGACGGCGAACGGGTCGGCCGCAGGCCACGCGGGTCGGGCTCCGCGTCCGCCCGTACGCGGCCGCCCTTCCCACCGGACGGGCTCCCGGGTGTCCCCTGGGGACGCGAAAAGCCCCGCGTCCCGAGGGACACGGGGCTTGACGTCGAAGGACCCGGCAGCCCGGGTCGGCCGACTGGCCGGCGTGCGCCGACCGGTGCTGCTCAGATGGGTCGGACCTGCTCCGCCTGCGGGCCCTTCTGGCCCTGAGCGATCTCGAACTCCACCCGCTGGTTCTCCTCCAGCGTGCGGTAGCCGCTGGACTGGATCGCCGAGAAGTGGACGAACACGTCAGCACCCCCGCCGTCGACGGTGATGAAGCCGAAGCCCTTGTCTGCGTTGAACCACTTCACGGTTCCCTGCGCCATGTGTATCTCCTTCTAAAACTGGCGGCCGAGCACGCCGTGCGGCCGGTTGGCCGTTTTCGAGCAGCGGCGCCTGAGGCGGCCCCCTGGAAGGAGACTTCTCTCAACCCACGCCGTCTCTCAACAGCGGGGAACAGCAAACCACGTACGCAAAAACTCTGCACAGCCTACCCGACGAAATTCTCCTACATGTGACCTGAGGTACGCCGAAAACCGGGCGGGCGGACGTGGCGTGACCCCCGTCCGGCCATGGACGGGGGTCACGCTGTGATCATGGAGAGTTACCGCTGGTCAGTCCGGCCAGTGGCCGGTCAGCCGACGCACCCCCACCGCGCCGCCCCGGTCGACCGCCGCCCGGACCAGCGAGAAGATCGCGCCCTGCAGGGCCGCCGCGGCCAGCACCTCGCCCCAGCCACGGTCCTCGTCCGTCGCGTTCGGCGCTTCCCCGTCCCCCGCGGTCATCTTCCAGACCTGCCGGAACACCGCCCCGGCGACCGCGCCGGCGGCCAACCCGAGCAGCACCCCGACGGGCTTGTACGCGGCCTTGTTGATACCCCTGCTCACCTGCGCCTCCCCCGGACGATCAGCAACACCACCACGGTCGCCAGCGCGCCGGCCGCGACCACCGCCCACGGCACCGGATCCCGCCGGACCGCCGCCCGGGTCTCGTTCGCGTGCACCCGCGCCGCCCCGGCCTGGTACACCGCCTGGCCCCGGACCCGCGCCACGGTCTGCGCGGTCTGCTCCCGGACCCGCTCCCGGGCCTGCCCGGCCTGCTCGCGGACCCGCTCCCGGGCCTGCTCGGCGGAGTCCCGCAACCGGGCCTTCACGTCGGCCTTGGCGGCCAACGCCTCCATCGTCTCGCCCAACTCCATCCGGGTACGGCGGATCTCCTCCCGGAGGGCCTCCGCGTCACCGGTCCCGTTGCTCGTCATGCCCGCCCCCTGTCCCTGACCGCGGCGGTCACGGTGTCGACGTCCGCCCGGACGCTGCGCACGGCCGCCTCGGGCATCGGTGGGACCGCCTGGCTGACCTGCTTCTTGCCGACCAGCGCGAGGACCCCGGCGACCGCGAAGAGCGCCACGGCCACGATCAGGGCGGCCAGCCACGCCGGCATCACCAGCGCCAGCAGCAGCACCACGGCGGTCAGCAGCGCGCCGAGCCCGTAGAGGGCGAGCACCCCACCACCACCGAAGAGACCGACCCCGATGCCGGCGTGCTTGCCCTTCTCGGTCAGCTCCGCACGGGCCAGCGCCAGCTCGTCCCGGACGAGGCGGGACACCTGCTCGGTCGCGCGCTGCACCAGCTCGGCGGTGGACGGCTCGTTGCGGGCCCGGGACGTACTGGGACTGGG
The sequence above is a segment of the Micromonospora sp. WMMD882 genome. Coding sequences within it:
- a CDS encoding cold-shock protein, translating into MAQGTVKWFNADKGFGFITVDGGGADVFVHFSAIQSSGYRTLEENQRVEFEIAQGQKGPQAEQVRPI
- a CDS encoding DUF4235 domain-containing protein, translated to MSRGINKAAYKPVGVLLGLAAGAVAGAVFRQVWKMTAGDGEAPNATDEDRGWGEVLAAAALQGAIFSLVRAAVDRGGAVGVRRLTGHWPD
- a CDS encoding DUF3618 domain-containing protein, which produces MTSNGTGDAEALREEIRRTRMELGETMEALAAKADVKARLRDSAEQARERVREQAGQARERVREQTAQTVARVRGQAVYQAGAARVHANETRAAVRRDPVPWAVVAAGALATVVVLLIVRGRRR
- a CDS encoding phage holin family protein, giving the protein MADVANPSPSTSRARNEPSTAELVQRATEQVSRLVRDELALARAELTEKGKHAGIGVGLFGGGGVLALYGLGALLTAVVLLLALVMPAWLAALIVAVALFAVAGVLALVGKKQVSQAVPPMPEAAVRSVRADVDTVTAAVRDRGRA